A window of the Parabacteroides merdae ATCC 43184 genome harbors these coding sequences:
- a CDS encoding META domain-containing protein: protein MKKYMYLCLAALSIGIFASCKAKKGVEATFSDLDGSWNIVELNGKVLNPAETNQVIEFDVARHSLSGRAGCNRMMGQIEYSDSRKNIIKFPQVATTRMACPDMSGERELLQALDKVVRFDAVGEVKPVNKIALYGTDNTKLMVIEKK, encoded by the coding sequence ATGAAGAAGTACATGTATCTTTGTCTTGCGGCGTTGAGTATCGGTATCTTTGCTTCTTGTAAGGCGAAAAAAGGTGTGGAAGCGACTTTCTCCGACCTGGATGGTAGTTGGAATATTGTCGAATTGAACGGCAAGGTGTTGAATCCTGCCGAGACGAATCAAGTCATCGAGTTCGACGTGGCTCGCCATTCCCTTTCCGGAAGAGCTGGATGCAATCGGATGATGGGGCAGATCGAATACAGCGATTCCCGCAAGAATATCATTAAATTCCCGCAGGTTGCGACAACGCGTATGGCTTGTCCGGATATGAGTGGTGAGCGTGAATTGTTGCAGGCTTTGGATAAAGTCGTTCGCTTTGATGCAGTAGGTGAGGTGAAACCGGTCAATAAAATCGCTTTATATGGCACGGACAATACCAAATTGATGGTAATTGAAAAGAAGTGA
- a CDS encoding sensor histidine kinase → MISASSLKIHIYIAILILALCFPREAKGSSDKKGKELFNVLVIQSYNQSLSAYSKFDKLLHEELEEKQIYSSIHTFYLDCERYNATDEEARMYSFLDTLSFKPDIIISNDDQATYTLMACNHPLGKTIPVVFSGVNFPNWELLEQHPNFTGYWDKPEYLKNIQLIEKLYGRSKILIFKTKEFIGRKAFETLMDNIQGHGIAVYEGLYQTRPQTTSTEIQPGKEGASALYTTSTANLTARQLLWVFEDKPYTACIQIILDFNVLTVGRLANVPNFTVINNGFNDNRGITGGYFTTLQIQADCVAQTAARILKGTSPNDIPIVESPKTFAFDWKEMQRFNIRLSDLPQGSIIYNMPLEVRYLNYIIAGGILLVIAIVYIILHLIYMYYRESERKRQVQLRLIEEKERAEEANKMKSAFLANMSHEIRTPLNAIVGFTNLLQDEKELTDEEKDLFRNTINKNSNLLLKLINDILELSRIESGRMSFAFDDCSLNELLEEIYQTHHLLMPSNIRFLKEFQETELIIHVDRFRFTQVITNFINNAVKFTTKGHILLGAVYKKEEKEVHVFVEDTGKGMSEEAQKKVFERFFKVDEFAQGTGLGLSICQTIAERLEGRITLSSQEGKGSRFTLIIPCRPK, encoded by the coding sequence TTGATAAGTGCTTCTTCCTTGAAAATACATATATACATAGCGATATTGATATTGGCCCTTTGTTTTCCGCGTGAAGCAAAGGGTTCCTCCGATAAAAAAGGGAAGGAACTGTTTAATGTCCTTGTCATACAGTCATACAATCAAAGCCTGAGTGCCTACTCCAAGTTCGACAAGCTGCTGCACGAGGAACTGGAGGAAAAGCAGATATACTCTTCCATCCACACATTCTACCTGGACTGCGAACGCTATAATGCCACAGACGAAGAAGCCCGGATGTACTCCTTTCTCGACACTTTAAGTTTCAAACCGGACATCATCATTTCCAATGACGATCAGGCTACCTATACTTTAATGGCCTGCAACCATCCGCTCGGCAAGACGATTCCGGTTGTCTTTTCAGGTGTCAACTTTCCCAACTGGGAACTATTGGAACAGCATCCCAACTTCACGGGTTATTGGGACAAGCCTGAATATCTGAAAAACATACAACTGATCGAAAAACTATACGGAAGATCAAAAATACTGATCTTCAAAACGAAAGAATTCATCGGCAGAAAAGCGTTCGAAACGTTGATGGACAATATCCAGGGACATGGAATAGCTGTTTACGAAGGATTGTATCAAACAAGGCCCCAAACTACTTCCACGGAAATCCAGCCCGGCAAAGAAGGCGCTTCTGCCTTATATACGACCTCAACAGCCAACCTGACCGCCCGCCAGCTTCTTTGGGTATTTGAAGACAAGCCTTACACCGCCTGCATACAAATCATTCTCGACTTCAATGTCCTGACCGTCGGACGCCTGGCCAATGTGCCGAACTTCACAGTCATTAACAACGGGTTCAACGACAACAGAGGGATCACCGGTGGCTATTTCACTACCTTGCAAATCCAGGCTGATTGTGTTGCCCAAACAGCTGCCCGCATCCTGAAAGGCACTTCTCCAAATGACATTCCTATCGTAGAAAGCCCCAAAACATTTGCTTTCGACTGGAAAGAGATGCAACGTTTCAACATACGGTTGAGCGATCTGCCACAGGGAAGCATCATCTATAACATGCCACTGGAAGTCCGTTACCTAAACTATATTATTGCAGGCGGAATCCTGCTCGTCATAGCAATCGTCTATATCATCCTTCACCTCATTTACATGTACTACCGCGAAAGCGAACGGAAAAGGCAGGTGCAACTCCGGTTGATCGAAGAGAAAGAGCGAGCCGAAGAAGCCAATAAGATGAAATCGGCATTCCTCGCCAACATGAGCCATGAGATACGCACACCGTTAAATGCGATAGTCGGTTTCACCAACCTATTACAAGACGAAAAGGAATTGACCGATGAAGAAAAAGACCTTTTCCGCAATACGATCAACAAAAACAGTAATCTGCTGCTGAAACTGATTAATGATATCCTGGAACTCTCGCGCATTGAGTCGGGACGGATGTCTTTCGCTTTCGACGATTGCTCTCTAAACGAACTGTTAGAAGAGATCTACCAGACACATCACCTGCTTATGCCGTCGAATATCCGTTTCCTGAAAGAATTCCAAGAAACGGAACTTATCATTCATGTAGACCGTTTCCGGTTCACGCAAGTGATTACGAATTTCATCAACAATGCCGTCAAGTTCACCACTAAAGGGCACATCCTGTTAGGAGCTGTCTATAAGAAGGAGGAGAAAGAAGTTCATGTCTTTGTCGAAGATACAGGAAAAGGCATGTCGGAAGAGGCCCAGAAGAAAGTGTTCGAACGTTTCTTCAAGGTGGACGAATTTGCACAAGGTACCGGACTGGGCCTATCGATCTGTCAAACCATCGCCGAGCGCCTGGAGGGGCGAATCACCCTTTCTTCCCAGGAAGGAAAAGGCAGCCGCTTCACCCTGATCATCCCTTGCAGGCCGAAATAA
- a CDS encoding exo-beta-N-acetylmuramidase NamZ family protein: MRTVIRYAFWLLSLFLMSEIQAVTPQKAPLKLGAERMDVVTRLLKDKQVGLVVNQTSILEKQQKHLLDALLEEGINIKKVFAPEHGFRGTADAGAEIKDSRDVKTGVPIISLYGKNKKPTAEQLAGLDVVVFDIQDVGVRFYTYISTMHYVMEACAENDVEFIVLDRPNPNDFVDGPVRQKGFESFVGVDPLPILHGLTVGELAWMINKEGWLKSTPDTCKLHIVKMENWRHGDPYWLPVKPSPNLPNDQSIRLYPSLCFFEGTNISVGRGTYYPFQILGAPDARYGDFTFTPTSLPGFDTKPLHKDKECYGTDLREYPFTGGLTLKFLLDFYNKAGNDQAFFFTRPQWFDLLAGTKELRFQIVRGLKENEIRASWQPALNKYKKIRKKYLLYPDYR; this comes from the coding sequence ATGAGAACAGTTATCAGGTATGCCTTCTGGCTGTTAAGCCTGTTCTTAATGTCTGAAATCCAGGCCGTCACTCCACAGAAAGCCCCTCTAAAATTGGGAGCCGAACGTATGGACGTCGTTACCCGTCTGTTGAAAGACAAACAGGTCGGATTAGTAGTGAACCAAACCTCCATCCTCGAAAAGCAGCAGAAGCATTTGCTGGACGCCTTGTTGGAAGAGGGTATCAACATAAAGAAAGTGTTCGCCCCTGAACATGGTTTCCGCGGGACGGCCGATGCGGGAGCCGAGATCAAAGACAGCCGTGACGTAAAAACAGGAGTCCCCATCATATCCCTATACGGAAAGAACAAGAAGCCGACAGCCGAGCAGTTGGCCGGCTTGGACGTGGTCGTGTTCGACATTCAGGATGTCGGAGTCCGCTTTTATACTTACATCAGCACCATGCATTATGTGATGGAAGCCTGTGCCGAAAACGATGTCGAATTTATCGTCCTGGATCGCCCTAACCCGAACGACTTCGTTGACGGTCCTGTCCGCCAGAAAGGATTCGAATCCTTTGTCGGCGTTGACCCATTACCCATACTGCACGGTCTGACGGTTGGCGAACTGGCTTGGATGATCAACAAGGAAGGTTGGCTGAAAAGTACTCCCGACACCTGTAAACTGCATATCGTCAAGATGGAAAACTGGCGTCACGGAGATCCGTACTGGTTACCGGTAAAGCCCTCTCCCAACCTGCCGAACGACCAGTCGATCCGTCTCTACCCTTCACTCTGTTTCTTCGAAGGGACCAATATCAGTGTCGGTCGCGGGACCTATTATCCATTCCAGATATTGGGAGCACCCGATGCCAGATACGGAGATTTCACCTTTACGCCCACCTCCTTGCCAGGTTTCGACACGAAACCGTTGCATAAGGACAAGGAATGCTACGGCACGGACTTGAGAGAATATCCCTTTACCGGGGGATTGACGCTGAAATTCCTCCTTGATTTCTATAATAAAGCAGGCAACGACCAAGCTTTTTTCTTCACCCGCCCACAATGGTTCGACCTGCTTGCCGGGACAAAAGAATTACGTTTCCAGATTGTCCGCGGCTTAAAGGAGAACGAAATACGCGCAAGTTGGCAACCGGCATTAAATAAATATAAGAAAATCAGAAAGAAGTACTTGTTATATCCCGATTATCGTTAA
- a CDS encoding HDIG domain-containing metalloprotein: protein MNPLDIIAKYYPVGSEAYRILVIHSRSVADKALAIARMHPEMNLDLTFVEEAAMLHDIGIFRCNAPDIDCHGDAEYICHGYLGAELMRAEGYPRHARVCERHTGTGITLAMIEERGLPLPHRDFMPETLEEQLICYADKFYSKTKLDKEKSVEKVKQGLSKYGNETVERFDNWCKLFLGE, encoded by the coding sequence ATGAACCCTTTAGATATTATTGCCAAATATTATCCGGTAGGTTCGGAGGCGTACCGGATTTTGGTTATTCATAGTAGAAGTGTGGCAGATAAAGCTTTGGCTATAGCCCGGATGCATCCGGAGATGAATCTTGACCTTACCTTTGTAGAAGAGGCAGCTATGCTGCACGATATCGGTATTTTCCGTTGTAATGCTCCCGATATCGATTGTCATGGAGATGCGGAATATATTTGCCACGGTTATCTGGGGGCCGAATTGATGCGGGCGGAAGGTTATCCCCGCCATGCCCGCGTGTGCGAACGGCATACGGGAACAGGTATTACGCTGGCAATGATTGAAGAACGAGGTTTGCCTCTTCCGCACCGGGACTTTATGCCGGAAACCTTGGAAGAACAACTGATTTGCTACGCCGACAAGTTTTACAGCAAAACGAAACTGGACAAAGAAAAATCTGTCGAAAAGGTAAAACAGGGCCTTTCGAAGTATGGAAACGAAACTGTCGAACGGTTTGATAACTGGTGTAAACTCTTTTTAGGGGAATAA
- a CDS encoding putative LPS assembly protein LptD, whose amino-acid sequence MFLKYKCLIILLLFLTGNMMTEAQELIAPTDTVMAVVGDTVVSAGQDSVLALDSVPKKQTGLDAPVSYQAKDSIIMTGANWAYLFGESDVKYQQIELQSEKIEMNMDSSLVYATFGLDSIGEEFGYPLFKDGDQQYESKTMRYNFGTKKGYITDVITQQGEGYVTAGRTKKMDNDVLNMKGGRYTTCDEHDHPHFYIQMTKAKVRPKKNIVTGPVYMVFEDVPLYPIGLPFCFFPFSSSYSSGIIMPTFGDESSRGFYLRDGGYYFALSDYMDLALTGEIYTKGSWGLSARSSYRKRYKFSGSFNASYLVTRLGDKGLPDYSLSKDFKLNWTHSQDPKANPYRTFSASVNFATSSYDRNNLNSFYPGSQGFADANQNTKGSSISITQRFPNNPFSISATMNVNQRSKDSTISLTLPDITITMSRIFPFKRKNAVGKERWYEKISMSYNGYLRNSIDTKEDKLFKSSLVKDWRNAMQHQIPVSATFSLFKYLNISPSFNYTERWYTNKVEKAYDMQKKQVVARDTTYGFYRVFDYSTSVSASTTLYGFYKPLPFLGDKIKMIRHRFEPSVTLSYTPDFGASKYGFWKDLMYEDQYGQTQQISYSPFEGGMFGTAPNGKSGSVSFQLDNNLEMKIKSDRDSTGERKISLIDKLSLGMSYNMAADSFKWSDLSVGLRLKFSKSYTLNLNGTFDTYTYGYDEATKTVRRLDIPRWQAGKGLGRLRQTGTSFSYTFNNDTFGKLFGKKDNNDDSNNPPTDPNASNDPEFEQISSGEEGDQQGKMEGGRLRGAKKDTGEFDSYGYMVNKVPWSLSFSYSMQLRYGDFDPSKLEYKYKLTHALSFNGNIQPTKNWRFNFNATYDFDTHKISYMTCNITRDLHCWQMTASFVPVGPYKSYTFNIAVSSSLLKDLKWRQSSNYRDGQKWE is encoded by the coding sequence ATGTTTTTGAAATACAAATGCCTGATTATTTTGTTGCTTTTCCTTACTGGAAACATGATGACTGAGGCGCAGGAACTTATAGCCCCGACCGATACCGTGATGGCCGTTGTGGGCGATACGGTCGTATCTGCCGGACAAGATAGTGTGCTTGCGTTAGACAGTGTACCGAAGAAGCAGACAGGGCTGGACGCTCCGGTTTCTTACCAGGCGAAAGACTCCATCATCATGACGGGAGCGAACTGGGCTTATCTATTTGGGGAAAGCGATGTGAAATATCAACAAATCGAACTTCAGTCCGAGAAAATCGAGATGAATATGGACAGTAGCCTGGTGTATGCCACTTTCGGCCTCGACTCGATCGGGGAGGAATTCGGCTATCCTCTTTTCAAAGATGGCGACCAACAGTATGAATCCAAGACGATGCGCTATAATTTCGGTACGAAAAAAGGATATATCACAGATGTGATCACGCAACAAGGCGAAGGTTATGTGACGGCCGGACGTACCAAAAAGATGGACAACGATGTCCTGAATATGAAGGGGGGACGGTATACGACTTGCGACGAGCATGATCACCCCCATTTCTATATCCAGATGACGAAGGCGAAAGTCCGCCCGAAGAAAAATATCGTGACGGGTCCCGTCTATATGGTGTTTGAGGACGTCCCGCTTTATCCGATCGGTCTGCCTTTCTGTTTCTTCCCGTTTTCGAGCTCTTATTCTTCGGGCATTATCATGCCCACTTTCGGGGATGAAAGTTCGCGTGGTTTCTATCTGCGCGACGGCGGGTATTATTTTGCGTTGAGCGATTATATGGACCTGGCCTTGACCGGTGAAATCTATACGAAAGGTTCTTGGGGACTGTCGGCTCGTTCTTCTTATCGGAAACGGTATAAGTTTTCGGGCAGTTTCAATGCCTCCTATCTGGTTACCCGTTTGGGCGACAAGGGACTTCCCGATTATAGCTTGTCTAAGGACTTCAAGCTGAACTGGACACACTCGCAGGACCCGAAGGCAAATCCGTACCGGACTTTCTCGGCGAGTGTGAACTTTGCGACCAGCAGTTATGACCGTAATAACCTGAACAGCTTCTATCCTGGCTCGCAAGGTTTTGCAGATGCGAACCAGAATACCAAAGGGTCCAGTATCAGTATAACACAGCGTTTCCCGAATAATCCGTTCAGTATTTCGGCTACCATGAATGTGAACCAGCGTTCGAAAGACTCGACGATCTCGCTGACATTGCCTGATATTACAATTACGATGAGTCGTATCTTCCCGTTCAAGCGGAAGAATGCGGTCGGAAAAGAACGTTGGTATGAGAAGATTTCCATGAGTTACAACGGTTACCTGCGTAATAGTATCGATACGAAAGAAGACAAATTGTTCAAGTCGAGCTTGGTGAAGGATTGGCGGAATGCCATGCAGCACCAGATTCCGGTGAGTGCTACTTTCTCTTTGTTCAAGTATTTGAATATCTCGCCGTCGTTCAATTATACCGAACGTTGGTACACCAATAAGGTGGAAAAAGCATACGACATGCAGAAGAAGCAGGTGGTTGCGCGTGATACGACTTATGGTTTCTACCGCGTATTCGATTACAGCACATCCGTTTCAGCTTCCACCACGCTATATGGTTTCTATAAACCGTTGCCGTTTTTGGGTGACAAGATCAAGATGATTCGTCATCGTTTCGAACCTTCGGTAACGTTGAGTTATACGCCTGATTTTGGAGCTTCCAAATATGGTTTCTGGAAAGATCTTATGTATGAAGATCAATATGGACAGACGCAGCAGATCTCTTATTCGCCGTTTGAAGGCGGTATGTTTGGGACGGCCCCTAACGGGAAGTCGGGGAGCGTGAGTTTTCAGTTAGATAACAATCTCGAAATGAAGATCAAGTCGGATCGCGATTCGACAGGTGAGCGTAAGATCAGTCTGATCGATAAGTTGTCGTTGGGGATGAGTTATAATATGGCGGCCGATTCGTTCAAGTGGAGTGACTTGAGTGTAGGCTTGCGTCTCAAGTTTTCGAAGAGCTATACATTGAACCTGAACGGTACGTTCGATACCTATACCTATGGCTACGATGAAGCGACGAAGACCGTTCGCCGGTTGGATATTCCGCGTTGGCAGGCCGGTAAAGGATTAGGCCGTTTGCGCCAGACCGGTACGAGTTTCTCTTATACCTTTAATAATGATACGTTCGGCAAATTGTTCGGCAAGAAAGATAATAACGACGATTCCAACAACCCTCCGACAGACCCCAATGCATCGAACGATCCGGAATTCGAACAAATCTCTTCGGGAGAGGAAGGGGACCAGCAGGGTAAAATGGAAGGAGGCCGATTGCGTGGTGCCAAGAAAGATACGGGTGAGTTCGATTCGTATGGCTATATGGTCAATAAAGTGCCCTGGAGCCTTTCGTTCAGCTATAGCATGCAATTGCGTTATGGAGACTTTGACCCGAGCAAGCTCGAATATAAGTACAAGCTTACACATGCATTGAGCTTTAACGGTAATATCCAGCCGACGAAGAACTGGCGTTTTAACTTTAATGCCACCTATGACTTCGATACGCATAAGATATCCTATATGACTTGCAATATCACTCGCGACCTGCATTGCTGGCAGATGACTGCCAGTTTTGTGCCGGTGGGACCTTATAAGTCCTATACCTTCAATATTGCAGTAAGTTCGTCTTTGCTGAAAGACCTGAAATGGCGCCAGAGCAGCAACTATCGTGACGGGCAGAAATGGGAGTAA
- the ung gene encoding uracil-DNA glycosylase, translating into MDVKIEQSWKERLSSEFEKDYFSQLITFVKEEYRQRTVYPPGPCIFSAFEHCPFDKVKVVILGQDPYHEPGQAHGLCFSVQDGTPFPPSLVNIFKEIESDLGKPMPQTGNLLRWADQGVLLLNATLTVRAHQAGSHQNKGWEEFTDAVIHRLTEERSHIVYILWGSYAQRKGAFIDASRNLILKSAHPSPLSAYRGFFGNKHFSKANDYLIATGQTPIDW; encoded by the coding sequence ATGGACGTCAAGATAGAACAGAGCTGGAAAGAACGATTAAGTTCTGAGTTTGAAAAGGATTATTTCAGCCAGTTGATCACCTTTGTTAAAGAAGAATACCGCCAAAGAACCGTCTATCCTCCTGGTCCCTGTATCTTCAGTGCGTTCGAACACTGTCCGTTCGACAAAGTCAAAGTAGTCATTCTCGGACAAGACCCCTATCATGAACCCGGACAGGCACACGGACTTTGTTTCTCCGTCCAAGACGGGACACCCTTTCCCCCGTCGCTCGTCAACATCTTCAAAGAAATCGAAAGCGATTTAGGCAAACCCATGCCGCAAACCGGCAATCTGCTCCGTTGGGCGGACCAGGGCGTCCTGCTTCTCAATGCAACCCTGACGGTTCGTGCACACCAAGCCGGCTCACACCAGAATAAAGGTTGGGAAGAATTCACGGATGCCGTAATCCACCGCCTGACAGAAGAGCGAAGCCATATCGTTTACATCCTGTGGGGGTCGTATGCACAACGGAAAGGCGCTTTCATCGACGCCTCCCGCAACCTGATATTGAAATCGGCTCATCCGTCTCCCCTCTCCGCTTACCGCGGATTCTTCGGGAACAAGCATTTCAGCAAAGCAAATGATTATCTGATCGCAACCGGACAGACACCAATAGATTGGTAA
- the asnA gene encoding aspartate--ammonia ligase: MSYLIKPAGYKALLNLSQTEMGIKKIKDFFQQNLSSELRLRRVTAPLFVLKGMGINDDLNGTERAVTFPIKDLDDAKAEIVHSLAKWKRLTLADYQIEKGYGIYTDMNAIRSDEELGNLHSLYVDQWDWERVMGAEERNVDFLKEIVRRIYAAMVRTEYLVYEMFPEIRPTLPQQIHFIHSEDLLQKYPTFTPKEREDAITKEYGAVFIIGIGCKLSNGEKHDGRAPDYDDWSTIAENGQVGLNGDLLVWDEVLNRSLELSSMGIRVDKEALLRQLEICNAEEKKELYFHKRLLNNELPLSIGGGIGQSRLCMFYLRKAHIGEIQASIWPEEMRREARAAGMYLI, translated from the coding sequence ATGAGTTACTTAATTAAACCAGCAGGATATAAGGCTTTATTGAACTTATCGCAGACCGAGATGGGTATCAAAAAGATCAAAGACTTTTTCCAGCAAAACCTGTCTTCCGAATTACGGTTGCGGCGCGTCACTGCTCCGTTGTTCGTTTTAAAAGGGATGGGTATCAATGACGACCTGAACGGAACGGAACGTGCGGTCACGTTTCCGATCAAGGATTTGGACGATGCCAAAGCTGAAATCGTCCATTCGCTTGCCAAATGGAAACGCCTTACTCTTGCTGATTATCAAATCGAAAAAGGCTACGGTATCTATACCGACATGAACGCTATCCGCTCTGACGAAGAGTTGGGAAACCTACATTCTTTATATGTCGACCAATGGGACTGGGAACGCGTCATGGGAGCCGAAGAACGGAATGTAGATTTTCTGAAAGAAATCGTACGTCGCATCTACGCAGCCATGGTACGTACCGAATATCTGGTCTATGAGATGTTCCCTGAAATCCGTCCTACATTGCCCCAGCAAATCCATTTCATACACTCCGAAGATTTATTGCAAAAATATCCGACCTTCACGCCGAAAGAACGGGAAGATGCGATTACGAAAGAATACGGAGCCGTTTTCATTATCGGTATCGGTTGTAAGTTAAGCAACGGAGAGAAACATGACGGACGCGCTCCGGACTATGACGACTGGTCGACAATTGCAGAAAACGGACAAGTCGGATTAAACGGCGACCTGCTCGTCTGGGACGAAGTACTGAACCGTTCGCTCGAACTGTCCTCCATGGGTATTCGTGTGGATAAGGAAGCCTTGCTCCGCCAGTTGGAGATTTGCAACGCGGAAGAAAAAAAAGAACTATATTTCCACAAACGCTTGCTAAACAACGAACTGCCTCTAAGTATCGGGGGAGGTATCGGACAAAGTCGCTTGTGTATGTTTTACCTCCGCAAAGCCCATATCGGTGAAATTCAAGCAAGTATATGGCCGGAAGAAATGCGTCGTGAAGCCCGTGCTGCCGGTATGTACTTGATCTAA
- a CDS encoding DoxX family protein, with product MSVVYKFLFPAKPVGNAFSLFLLALRILFGVLLLSHGIQKWTNFSVMSESFPDPLGVGSTLSLGLAVFGEVFCSVGFIFGAFYRLAMIPMVFTMGMAFFVIHGNDPFAVKELAFIYLVVFVLMYITGPGKFSIDHVISSALYKKKR from the coding sequence ATGTCAGTGGTTTATAAATTTCTTTTTCCTGCCAAGCCGGTAGGAAATGCTTTTTCTCTTTTTTTGTTGGCGTTGCGTATCCTTTTCGGAGTATTGCTGCTTTCGCATGGTATCCAGAAATGGACGAATTTTAGTGTCATGTCGGAATCTTTCCCGGATCCATTGGGTGTAGGAAGTACGTTGTCGTTGGGGCTGGCTGTTTTCGGTGAGGTATTTTGTTCCGTAGGCTTTATATTCGGTGCGTTTTATCGTCTGGCTATGATCCCGATGGTCTTTACAATGGGAATGGCTTTTTTTGTGATACACGGGAATGATCCGTTTGCCGTGAAGGAACTGGCCTTTATTTATCTGGTGGTATTTGTGCTGATGTACATAACGGGACCGGGTAAATTTTCTATCGATCATGTCATATCTTCTGCATTATATAAAAAGAAACGGTGA
- the purB gene encoding adenylosuccinate lyase, with product MIFSTLTAISPVDGRYRNKAENLAAYFSEYALIKYRVQVEIEYFITLSEFLPQLRALTTGENKEALRKIYREFSVEDATRIKEIESVTNHDVKAVEYFIKEKFDLLSLQEYKEFIHFGLTSQDINNTSVPLSIKDALNEVYFPGLQEVIDMLKKYAEDWADVPMLAKTHGQPASPTRLGKEVMVFVYRLEQQVKLLKATPVSAKFGGATGNFNAHHVAFPEYDWKAFGNKFVNEVLGLSREEWTTQISNYDNMAAIFDGMKRIDTILIDLCRDFWQYVSMEYFKQKIKAGEVGSSAMPHKVNPIDFENAEGNLGMANAILTHLATKLPISRLQRDLTDSTVLRNVGVPMAHVEIAFKSLTKGLGKLLLNEKALYRDLDNCWAVVAEGIQTILRREGYPKPYEALKALTRTNEGITAESISNFIDTLQVSDAVKAELKAITPHNYTGI from the coding sequence ATGATATTTTCGACACTGACAGCAATTTCGCCTGTAGACGGGCGATATAGAAATAAAGCCGAGAACCTGGCGGCTTACTTTTCAGAGTATGCGCTCATTAAATACAGAGTGCAGGTTGAGATCGAGTATTTTATTACTCTGTCTGAATTCTTACCGCAGCTTCGTGCGTTGACGACTGGGGAGAATAAAGAGGCTTTGCGGAAAATTTACCGCGAGTTTTCGGTTGAGGACGCTACCCGTATTAAAGAGATCGAGAGTGTGACAAATCATGATGTAAAGGCTGTTGAATATTTTATAAAAGAGAAATTCGATTTGTTGTCTTTGCAGGAATATAAGGAATTTATCCATTTCGGATTGACTTCCCAGGATATTAACAATACATCCGTTCCATTGTCTATCAAGGATGCACTGAACGAAGTGTATTTTCCCGGTTTGCAAGAAGTGATCGACATGTTGAAGAAATATGCCGAAGACTGGGCGGATGTTCCCATGTTGGCCAAGACACATGGGCAGCCGGCTTCTCCTACCCGTTTAGGAAAAGAAGTGATGGTGTTTGTTTACCGTTTGGAACAACAGGTGAAGCTGTTGAAAGCGACTCCTGTTTCTGCTAAGTTCGGTGGAGCAACCGGTAATTTCAATGCGCATCATGTGGCTTTTCCGGAATATGACTGGAAAGCTTTCGGGAATAAGTTTGTGAATGAAGTGTTGGGACTGAGCCGTGAGGAATGGACGACACAGATTTCCAACTATGACAACATGGCTGCTATTTTTGACGGGATGAAACGTATCGATACGATTTTGATCGATTTGTGCCGTGATTTCTGGCAGTATGTTTCTATGGAGTATTTTAAACAGAAGATCAAAGCCGGTGAGGTCGGTTCTTCTGCTATGCCGCACAAGGTGAATCCGATCGATTTCGAAAATGCGGAAGGTAATTTGGGTATGGCAAATGCTATCTTGACGCACCTGGCAACCAAGTTGCCGATTTCACGTTTGCAGCGCGACCTGACAGACTCTACAGTCCTTCGTAATGTCGGTGTGCCGATGGCTCATGTCGAAATCGCATTCAAAAGTTTAACAAAAGGGCTGGGTAAGTTGTTATTAAACGAGAAAGCATTGTACCGGGATTTGGATAACTGCTGGGCTGTAGTGGCCGAAGGAATTCAGACTATCCTTCGTCGTGAAGGGTATCCGAAACCTTATGAAGCATTAAAAGCCTTGACTCGTACAAATGAAGGTATCACAGCCGAATCGATCAGTAATTTTATTGATACGTTGCAGGTTAGCGATGCTGTTAAAGCTGAATTAAAGGCGATAACGCCGCATAATTATACAGGTATTTAG